In Pararge aegeria chromosome 5, ilParAegt1.1, whole genome shotgun sequence, one DNA window encodes the following:
- the LOC120624006 gene encoding cytochrome b5-like — protein sequence MTESELKLFTRKGLAERNTKTDAVFVIENVVYDVTKFLDDHPGGHEVLLNVAGKDASEDFDDVGHSSDAKDMMKKYIIGELVEEDKVPTKRKEYKWSETDSTTNTESFLSSWKFPVVLGLVMTVLYSYLFG from the coding sequence ATGACTGAGTCTGAGCTAAAACTGTTTACGCGTAAGGGTCTGGCCGAAAGAAACACGAAGACGGATGCAGTGTTCGTCATTGAGAACGTAGTGTATGACGTTACTAAATTCCTGGACGACCATCCTGGAGGTCACGAAGTCCTTTTAAATGTGGCCGGGAAAGACGCAAGCGAGGATTTCGACGACGTAGGCCACAGCTCTGACGCCAAAGACATGATGAAGAAATACATCATCGGAGAACTGGTCGAAGAAGACAAAGTGCCAACGAAAAGGAAAGAATATAAGTGGTCGGAAACTGACTCCACGACGAATACAGAGAGTTTCTTATCCTCTTGGAAGTTCCCAGTTGTACTCGGGCTTGTGATGACTGTGCTGTATTCGTATCTATTCGGCTAG